CACTAAATTGATAGATATATCCGGAGTGCTTAAAACATTACCACACAGGTATCCGTTTCTTATGGTTGACAGGGTGGATGAGATTATAGCAGATGAGAGTGCACGCGGAGTGAAAAATGTAACGATAAATGAGCCTTTTTTTCAGGGGCATTTTCCTGATAACCCTGTAATGCCGGGAGTGATGATTATCGAGGCTCTGGCACAGGTATCAGGCATTTTGGCCTTCAAATCCGGCGTCAAAGGAAACA
The Nitrospirota bacterium genome window above contains:
- the fabZ gene encoding 3-hydroxyacyl-ACP dehydratase FabZ, encoding MIDISGVLKTLPHRYPFLMVDRVDEIIADESARGVKNVTINEPFFQGHFPDNPVMPGVMIIEALAQVSGILAFKSGVKGNTVYFMSIEKAKFRKPVVPGNTLILDVKVTQKRGNVWRFTGKASVDGTVVSEAEFTAMVVEKEA